One stretch of Roseimicrobium sp. ORNL1 DNA includes these proteins:
- the gpmI gene encoding 2,3-bisphosphoglycerate-independent phosphoglycerate mutase, translating to MPKKPVVLIIRDGWGINPGGKAKAVDNGDATLLARTPFHDHLYATYPWGKVSGSGEDVGLPDGQMGNSEVGHLNLGAGRVVYQDLTRINKAIREGELAKNPVLQDALSKAQGKRIHFLGLVSDGGVHSHQDHLVALCNAAKAAGVNDIMVHAITDGRDTSPKGGAGYLAKLETDLAASGANIATVIGRYFAMDRDTRWERNKLAWDAIVLGRGEVKTNKPSEAIQQTYATETRGDEFLPPLIFSHANEQRVRDGDVIFWFNFRADRARQLSVAFLDPDFKGFDREVQPKVEYYTLTEYDATYEAFGVKVVFTAESMNNILGQVVSAAGLKQLRSAETEKYPHVTFFFNGGVETPFPGEDRYLAISPKEVPTYDKKPQMSGPDVAFEVYRRLENYDLVIVNFANPDMVGHTGVVEAGIHAVETIDLGVQLLVEKTLALGGKLFITADHGNCETMRNPDGTPHTAHTTNLVHGVYVAKDAHLFSVNDGKLADVAPTLLEMLGVPQPAEMTGKSLLRRS from the coding sequence ATGCCCAAGAAACCTGTTGTTCTGATCATCCGCGATGGCTGGGGAATCAATCCCGGCGGCAAAGCCAAGGCCGTGGACAATGGCGATGCGACCCTGCTGGCGCGCACGCCCTTCCACGATCACCTGTACGCCACCTATCCGTGGGGCAAGGTCAGCGGCAGTGGTGAGGACGTGGGTCTGCCGGACGGCCAGATGGGCAACAGCGAAGTAGGCCACCTGAACCTGGGTGCGGGCCGCGTGGTGTACCAGGATCTCACCCGCATCAACAAAGCCATCCGTGAAGGTGAACTGGCGAAGAATCCCGTGCTGCAGGACGCGCTGAGCAAGGCACAGGGCAAGCGCATTCACTTCCTCGGCCTGGTGAGCGATGGCGGGGTGCATTCCCATCAGGATCATCTCGTGGCCCTCTGCAATGCCGCGAAGGCCGCCGGGGTGAATGACATCATGGTGCACGCCATCACGGACGGCCGTGACACTTCGCCGAAGGGTGGCGCGGGTTACCTTGCCAAGCTGGAAACAGATCTCGCAGCCAGTGGCGCGAACATCGCCACCGTCATCGGTCGCTACTTCGCCATGGACCGCGACACACGCTGGGAGCGCAACAAGCTCGCGTGGGATGCCATCGTGCTGGGTCGCGGCGAGGTGAAGACGAACAAGCCGAGCGAAGCCATCCAGCAGACATACGCCACTGAAACGCGCGGCGATGAATTCCTGCCGCCGCTCATTTTCAGCCACGCGAATGAACAACGAGTGCGCGATGGCGATGTGATCTTCTGGTTCAACTTCCGCGCAGACCGCGCGCGCCAGCTTTCCGTGGCCTTCCTCGATCCCGACTTCAAGGGCTTCGACCGCGAGGTCCAGCCGAAGGTGGAGTACTACACCCTCACCGAATATGATGCCACCTATGAGGCGTTCGGCGTGAAGGTGGTGTTCACGGCAGAGAGCATGAATAACATCCTCGGCCAGGTGGTGTCTGCCGCCGGGCTGAAGCAGCTCCGCTCCGCGGAAACGGAGAAGTACCCGCACGTGACCTTCTTCTTCAACGGTGGTGTGGAAACGCCCTTCCCGGGTGAAGACCGCTACCTCGCCATCAGCCCGAAGGAAGTGCCCACGTATGACAAGAAGCCGCAAATGAGCGGACCGGACGTGGCCTTCGAAGTGTACCGCCGACTGGAGAACTACGATCTCGTCATCGTGAACTTTGCCAATCCGGACATGGTGGGCCACACAGGCGTGGTGGAGGCCGGTATCCATGCGGTAGAGACCATCGACCTTGGCGTGCAGCTTCTCGTGGAGAAGACCCTCGCGCTGGGCGGCAAACTTTTCATCACCGCCGACCACGGCAACTGCGAAACGATGCGCAATCCAGATGGCACGCCGCACACCGCCCACACCACCAATCTGGTGCACGGCGTGTATGTGGCCAAGGACGCCCACCTCTTCTCGGTGAATGATGGCAAACTGGCGGACGTGGCCCCCACCCTGCTGGAAATGCTGGGCGTGCCGCAGCCTGCCGAAATGACCGGCAAGTCGCTCCTGCGCCGGAGCTAG
- a CDS encoding AURKAIP1/COX24 domain-containing protein — protein MGSLKKRRKTKINKHKRKKRMKANRHKKRLRYKA, from the coding sequence ATGGGCTCGCTCAAGAAGCGTCGTAAGACGAAAATCAACAAACACAAACGCAAGAAGCGCATGAAGGCCAACCGCCACAAGAAGCGCTTGCGTTACAAGGCGTAG
- the hisG gene encoding ATP phosphoribosyltransferase — MADNSTQKNILRLGLPKGSLQEPTLDLFNRSGYNIIVNSRSYRPSVDDPELEIRLLRAQEIGRYVDHGFLDCGITGRDWIAENAADVEVITDLRYSKATSMPTRWVLVVPEDSPIKTVKDLQGKRIATEAIGLTRAYLDRNGVEAELEFSWGATEVKVPEMVDAIVDITETGSSLRANKLRIVDTLMESYPQFVSSKPAYADSWKREKMQRLAMLLNGALEARYKVGVKMNLPEHKLENMLHALPSLRRPTISQLAGGGWVAIETIIDESVVREIIPQLKALGAEGIIEYPLNKVVH; from the coding sequence ATGGCGGACAACAGCACCCAGAAGAACATCCTCCGGCTTGGACTGCCCAAAGGCAGCCTCCAAGAGCCGACCTTGGACCTCTTCAACCGTTCCGGGTACAACATCATCGTCAACAGCCGCTCCTACCGCCCCAGCGTGGACGATCCAGAGCTGGAAATCCGCCTGCTGCGCGCCCAGGAAATCGGCCGCTATGTGGACCATGGGTTCCTCGACTGCGGGATCACCGGCAGGGACTGGATTGCAGAGAATGCCGCTGATGTTGAGGTAATTACGGACCTGCGCTACAGCAAGGCCACCTCCATGCCCACCCGCTGGGTGCTGGTCGTTCCCGAGGATTCGCCCATCAAGACTGTCAAGGATTTGCAGGGCAAGCGCATCGCGACGGAGGCCATCGGCCTGACCCGCGCCTACCTCGACCGCAACGGCGTAGAAGCCGAGCTCGAATTCTCCTGGGGCGCCACGGAAGTGAAGGTCCCCGAAATGGTGGATGCCATTGTGGACATCACCGAGACCGGTTCCTCCCTGCGCGCGAACAAGTTGCGCATCGTGGACACGCTGATGGAGAGCTACCCGCAATTCGTCAGCAGCAAGCCGGCGTACGCGGACTCCTGGAAGCGTGAGAAAATGCAGCGTCTCGCGATGCTGCTGAACGGCGCCCTCGAGGCCCGCTACAAGGTCGGCGTGAAGATGAACCTGCCGGAGCACAAGCTGGAGAACATGCTCCACGCGCTTCCTTCCCTGCGCCGTCCCACCATCTCCCAGCTCGCCGGCGGAGGTTGGGTGGCCATCGAGACCATCATTGACGAATCGGTGGTCCGTGAAATCATCCCCCAGCTCAAGGCGCTCGGCGCAGAGGGCATCATCGAATACCCTCTGAACAAGGTCGTGCACTGA
- a CDS encoding hemolysin family protein, whose product MTVIAFELAVLFVLLLANGVFAMAEIAVVSSRRARLQVLAKEGNKGAVTALQLAENPGTFLSTVQVGITLVGTLAGAMSGAALIAKLAPVLQQVPWLNEWATTLATVIVVSGITYLSVVIGELVPKRLAIQSPEGSAARLAPPMNLLSKWTSPMVHLLDKSSEVIARLLGAKGAVEPGVSEEEIRAMIHQGTLSGVFKPGEQRMVEGVLELDDLVAADVMTPKNQIVWIDLSDSNEDNFRKIAESGHSYFPVHRKVRDNVLGMLSVKSLWANLHSGDAKTDLEALLLQPIFVPEGMRCPRIIEEFRKLRRHLALVVDEFGGVSGLITLNDMVEAVMGAMPDTLEADDAQIRKQSDGSWIADARMDVEEVAQAIGFELPAVEIEDSEYRTLAGYVIHRMGHLPKEGEGFEHAGHRFEVVDMDRHRIDKVVIRAVTPPPAPAAN is encoded by the coding sequence ATGACTGTCATCGCCTTTGAACTCGCCGTCCTGTTTGTGCTTCTCCTTGCCAATGGCGTGTTCGCCATGGCGGAGATCGCCGTCGTCTCCTCCCGCCGGGCGCGCCTGCAGGTGCTGGCCAAGGAAGGGAACAAAGGGGCCGTGACGGCGCTCCAGCTCGCGGAGAATCCCGGCACTTTCCTGTCCACGGTGCAGGTGGGCATCACCCTCGTGGGCACCTTGGCCGGCGCCATGTCCGGTGCGGCGCTGATTGCGAAGCTCGCGCCGGTGCTCCAGCAGGTGCCGTGGTTGAATGAATGGGCCACCACCCTCGCCACGGTCATCGTGGTGAGCGGCATTACCTACCTTTCCGTGGTCATCGGGGAGTTGGTGCCGAAGCGCCTCGCCATCCAGTCGCCGGAGGGCTCGGCGGCGCGTCTGGCGCCGCCCATGAACCTGCTTTCGAAATGGACCTCGCCCATGGTCCATCTGCTGGACAAGTCGAGCGAGGTCATCGCCCGCCTGCTCGGGGCGAAGGGCGCTGTGGAACCCGGCGTTTCCGAGGAGGAAATCCGCGCCATGATCCATCAGGGCACGCTGTCCGGTGTCTTCAAGCCCGGCGAGCAGCGCATGGTGGAGGGCGTGCTCGAACTGGATGATCTCGTCGCGGCAGATGTGATGACGCCGAAGAACCAGATCGTGTGGATTGATCTGAGCGACTCCAATGAAGACAACTTCCGGAAAATCGCCGAGAGCGGCCACTCCTATTTTCCTGTGCATCGCAAGGTGCGTGACAATGTGCTGGGCATGCTCTCGGTGAAGTCTCTCTGGGCGAACTTGCACAGTGGCGATGCCAAGACGGATCTGGAAGCCCTGTTGCTCCAGCCCATCTTCGTGCCGGAGGGCATGCGCTGCCCGCGCATCATCGAGGAGTTCCGCAAACTCCGCCGTCATCTCGCTTTGGTGGTCGATGAGTTTGGTGGTGTATCAGGCCTTATTACCTTGAACGACATGGTGGAAGCCGTGATGGGCGCGATGCCTGATACGCTGGAAGCGGATGACGCCCAGATCCGGAAACAGTCCGACGGCTCCTGGATTGCCGATGCGCGCATGGACGTGGAGGAAGTGGCGCAGGCGATTGGTTTCGAGCTGCCTGCCGTGGAAATCGAAGACAGCGAGTACCGCACGCTGGCTGGCTACGTGATCCATCGCATGGGCCACCTGCCCAAGGAGGGCGAGGGGTTCGAGCATGCTGGACACCGCTTCGAGGTGGTGGACATGGATCGCCACCGCATCGACAAGGTGGTCATCCGGGCGGTGACGCCGCCCCCGGCTCCGGCTGCGAATTGA